One genomic region from Quercus robur chromosome 4, dhQueRobu3.1, whole genome shotgun sequence encodes:
- the LOC126721445 gene encoding desiccation protectant protein Lea14 homolog: MSQLLNKAKNFVVENVANVKKPEATINDVDFKRVSGDSVEYLAKVSVTNPYGHPIPICEISYTLKSAGRVIASGTVPDPGSLKASDTTMLEVPVKVAHSIMVSLAKDVCADGDIDYELDLGITIDLPIIGNFTIPLSTKGEVKLPTLSDMF; the protein is encoded by the exons ATGTCTCAGTTGTTGAACAAAGCTAAGAACTTCGTGGTAGAGAATGTGGCCAACGTAAAGAAGCCAGAGGCTACTATCAATGATGTTGATTTCAAGCGTGTGAGCGGTGATTCTGTGGAGTACCTCGCTAAGGTCTCTGTGACCAACCCTTATGGACATCCCATACCCATTTGCGAGATCTCTTACACTCTCAAGAGTGCTGGCAg GGTGATTGCATCAGGGACAGTACCAGACCCTGGGTCTCTGAAGGCGAGTGACACAACAATGCTAGAGGTTCCAGTGAAGGTGGCACACAGTATAATGGTGAGCTTGGCAAAGGATGTTTGTGCAGATGGGGACATAGACTATGAGTTGGATTTGGGTATCACTATTGACCTTCCCATCATTGGAAACTTTACCATTCCCCTTTCTACCAAGGGAGAGGTCAAGCTACCTACCCTCTCTGACATGTTTTAA
- the LOC126721829 gene encoding uncharacterized protein LOC126721829 produces the protein MNFDGALFSDLSAAGLGVVIRDSSGQVVGALAERIPIPRFSATMEALACCRALNFAKELSIFDVVCKGDAEVIIRALQSREVVHPEYGHVLQDTLVLANVLRVCNFVHVKCVGNLVAHFLARRSKSSNELQVWLETIPEDIAPLVMRDSL, from the coding sequence ATGAACTTTGATGGGGCTCTGTTTAGTGATCTCAGTGCTGCTGGCTTAGGTGTGGTGATTCGTGATTCGAGTGGGCAAGTTGTGGGAGCCTTGGCAGAACGCATCCCAATCCCCAGGTTTTCTGCAACTATGGAAGCTCTAGCGTGTTGTAGAGCTCTAAATTTTGCTAAAGAGTTAAGTATTTTTGATGTAGTTTGTAAAGGTGATGCAGAAGTTATTATTAGAGCTTTACAATCTAGGGAGGTTGTTCATCCAGAGTATGGTCATGTGTTGCAGGACACCCTTGTTTTGGCAAATGTTTTAagagtttgtaattttgttcacgTAAAATGTGTAGGTAATTTGGTTGCCCATTTTCTTGCCAGACGTTCTAAGTCAAGCAACGAGCTGCAGGTCTGGCTTGAGACCATTCCTGAGGATATAGCTCCTCTTGTAATGAGGGATTCTTTGTAA